The proteins below are encoded in one region of Juglans microcarpa x Juglans regia isolate MS1-56 chromosome 4D, Jm3101_v1.0, whole genome shotgun sequence:
- the LOC121261710 gene encoding spindle and kinetochore-associated protein 2: MEHSHEHHQATDSLVNLFTKANHDLTVVQHRLEKEFQQVYPDNANPMKLVSRIKKIQEDLLTLKEQCHELLAAKQDLIDKAQTTLVGNRSLLQRMQASVGIPFTSDSDDPAYANFNQVVDEWAVQVRSRTGDEQHESDSKDINKLLFSAIVQTN; this comes from the exons ATGGAGCACAGTCACGAACACCATCAAGCAACGGACAGCTTGGTGAACCTCTTCACAAAGGCGAACCACGATCTGACCGTGGTTCAGCACAGGCTCGAGAAGGAGTTTCAACAAGTGTACCCAGACAAT GCAAATCCAATGAAATTAGTGTCTAGAATAAAGAAGATACAAGAAGATCTGTTGACCTTGAAAGAACAGTGTCACGAACTTCTGGCAGCCAAACAG GATTTAATTGATAAGGCTCAAACCACTCTTGTTGGGAACAGAAGTTTGCTGCAGCGAATGCAAGCTTCTGTGGGCATCCCCTTCACCAGTGATTCTGATGACCCTGCATATGCTAATTTCAACCAG GTCGTTGATGAGTGGGCAGTTCAAGTCAGATCTAGGACAG GGGATGAGCAGCATGAATCGGACTCTAAGGATATCAACAAATTACTCTTCTCAGCTATAGTTCAAACCAACTGA